A window of Apium graveolens cultivar Ventura chromosome 8, ASM990537v1, whole genome shotgun sequence contains these coding sequences:
- the LOC141676700 gene encoding dolichyl-diphosphooligosaccharide--protein glycosyltransferase subunit STT3A-like, with protein sequence MRVGMRIDWVMLLMLILRDGQYRIDSEATPTMLNCLMYKLSYYRFVETYGGKGFDRVRRTKIGKKYFKLTHFEEVFTTHHWMVRIYKLKSQGTGFGQRQRNPNREQRRLTRESFTCIIRETPVWWSRGESEANLSISF encoded by the exons ATGAGAGTGGGGATGAGGATTGATTGGGTGATGCTTCTGATGCTAATTTTGAG AGATGGCCAGTACCGGATCGACTCCGAGGCGACTCCCACCATGTTAAATTGTCTCATGTACAAACTATCATATTATAG GTTTGTGGAGACATATGGTGGTAAAGGGTTTGACAGAGTAAGGCGGACTAAAATCGGAAAGAAGTATTTCAAACTAACCCATTTCGAGGAG GTATTCACAACTCATCACTGGATGGTCCGGATATACAAATTAAAATCTCAAGGAACAGGATTCGgtcaaagacaaagaaatccaaATAG GGAACAAAGAAGACTTACAAGAGAAAGCTTCACGTGTATAATAAGGGAAACGCCCGTATGGTGGAGTCGAGGAGAAAGTGAAGCAAATTTAAGCATCAGCTTCTAG